In one window of Streptomyces sp. NBC_01224 DNA:
- a CDS encoding ADP-ribosylglycohydrolase family protein has product MKVRVTWVQPEDLVGHELRQAAEDGRDARAIARRWYEAGGAPAPERAGASTPAAPELRALAERLLDELALLESPLEADEPTELMAIRAACPDWPVPRADPPPVSQDRLHAAWLGRAAGCLLGKPVEKLPLAGIRALARATDNWPLATWFTAKGLPAELAATYPWNRRSAPTSLAENIDGMPEDDDLNYPLLTVLLLQRYGPSFTTCDLARLWLDELPAGRTFTAERVAYRNLLDGIEPPHTARYRNPFREWIGAQIRADVHGWTHPGDPSAAAEQAHRDAVLTHTANGVYGAMFTAAALAEAAGGGSDAHGCLAAGLRVVPPRSRFAHAVRFGVGAARGESCFDAVADRLHAEYGSYHWVHVLPNAALLAAALTHADGDFSGSICRAVSGGWDTDSNGATAGSLAGLLAGSPDALPDRWTTPLKNRLATSVPGFDSIGFDALAGQTHRLTHKEALHP; this is encoded by the coding sequence ATGAAGGTACGGGTGACGTGGGTGCAGCCCGAGGACCTGGTCGGGCATGAGCTGCGCCAGGCGGCCGAGGACGGACGGGACGCGCGGGCCATCGCGCGCCGGTGGTACGAGGCGGGCGGCGCCCCCGCCCCGGAGCGCGCGGGCGCATCGACCCCTGCGGCCCCCGAGCTGCGCGCACTCGCCGAACGGCTGCTCGACGAACTCGCCCTGCTGGAATCACCGTTGGAGGCTGATGAGCCGACGGAGCTGATGGCGATCCGGGCCGCCTGCCCGGACTGGCCGGTCCCCCGCGCGGACCCGCCGCCGGTGAGTCAGGACCGCCTGCACGCCGCCTGGCTGGGCCGGGCCGCCGGCTGTCTGCTCGGCAAACCGGTCGAGAAACTGCCGCTCGCCGGCATCCGCGCACTGGCGCGCGCCACCGACAACTGGCCGCTGGCCACCTGGTTCACCGCCAAGGGGCTGCCCGCCGAACTGGCCGCCACCTACCCCTGGAACCGTCGCTCCGCACCTACCTCCCTGGCCGAGAACATCGACGGCATGCCGGAGGACGACGACCTCAACTACCCCCTGCTGACTGTGTTGTTGCTCCAGCGGTACGGCCCGTCCTTCACCACCTGCGATCTCGCCCGGCTCTGGCTCGACGAACTCCCGGCCGGCCGGACGTTCACCGCCGAGCGGGTCGCGTACCGCAACCTGCTCGACGGGATCGAGCCCCCGCACACCGCCAGGTACCGCAACCCGTTCCGGGAGTGGATCGGTGCGCAGATCCGGGCCGATGTGCACGGCTGGACGCATCCGGGCGACCCGTCGGCCGCGGCGGAGCAGGCGCACCGGGACGCGGTCCTCACCCACACCGCCAACGGGGTGTACGGGGCGATGTTCACCGCCGCGGCGCTCGCCGAGGCGGCCGGAGGCGGGAGTGATGCGCACGGTTGTCTGGCCGCCGGGCTGCGTGTGGTCCCGCCCCGTTCACGATTCGCGCACGCGGTGCGTTTCGGTGTCGGAGCGGCCCGCGGCGAGAGCTGCTTCGACGCGGTGGCCGACCGGCTGCACGCCGAGTACGGCAGCTACCACTGGGTCCATGTGCTGCCCAATGCCGCACTGCTCGCCGCCGCCCTCACGCACGCCGACGGCGACTTCTCCGGCTCCATCTGCCGTGCCGTGTCGGGTGGTTGGGATACCGACTCGAACGGTGCGACTGCCGGTTCACTCGCCGGCCTGCTGGCCGGGAGCCCCGACGCGCTGCCCGACCGCTGGACCACCCCGCTGAAGAACCGCCTCGCCACGTCCGTCCCCGGCTTCGACTCCATCGGCTTCGACGCACTCGCCGGACAGACCCACCGGCTCACCCACAAGGAGGCACTCCACCCATGA
- a CDS encoding ADP-ribosylglycohydrolase family protein produces MTSTTPMRSEAKTTALTLDERITGALVGAAVGDALGGPVEGRSPEQIVARHGGRISGVVGPWDGDDWRTARPIAPYHKGDGHVTDDTLMTHALVRVYCAVRDHLDAYAVADHLVPELISTPRWIPELEADALPLQRIFLAEKWIVARLHYGHVDPREAGSGNIVNCGAAMYMAPVGLVNAAHPQAAYAEALDVAGAHQSSYGREAAGVLAAAVAAACAPDATPATVVDTCLSLAKDGTRAAIEAVCEVAVRHRDFESALTPLRTAVAPFDTVGPDYRAPSLGARRPSRLHSIEELPIALGMLLVADGDYRHAVLGSVNYGRDCDSIATMSGAIAGALHGERAIPATWVKTVAEASRLDLHAPARTLADVSRDVFVRDTARRRAHESAFAALVGTP; encoded by the coding sequence ATGACATCCACGACGCCCATGCGGTCCGAGGCGAAGACCACGGCACTCACACTTGATGAACGGATCACGGGAGCGCTCGTCGGCGCCGCGGTCGGCGACGCGCTCGGCGGTCCGGTCGAGGGCCGGTCCCCCGAGCAGATCGTGGCACGCCACGGCGGGCGGATCAGCGGCGTCGTCGGCCCGTGGGACGGCGACGACTGGCGTACCGCCCGCCCCATCGCCCCGTACCACAAGGGCGACGGACACGTCACCGACGACACCTTGATGACCCATGCGCTGGTGCGGGTGTACTGCGCCGTGCGCGACCATCTCGACGCGTACGCGGTCGCCGACCATCTCGTGCCGGAGCTGATCTCCACCCCCCGCTGGATCCCGGAGCTGGAGGCCGACGCGCTGCCGCTCCAGCGGATCTTCCTCGCCGAGAAGTGGATCGTCGCGCGGCTGCACTACGGGCACGTCGATCCGCGCGAGGCGGGCTCCGGAAACATCGTCAACTGCGGTGCGGCGATGTACATGGCGCCGGTCGGGCTGGTCAACGCCGCCCACCCGCAGGCCGCGTACGCCGAGGCGCTGGATGTCGCCGGTGCCCATCAGTCCTCGTACGGCAGGGAGGCGGCCGGAGTCCTCGCGGCGGCCGTCGCCGCCGCCTGCGCCCCGGACGCGACGCCCGCCACCGTCGTCGACACCTGTCTGTCGCTCGCCAAGGACGGGACGCGTGCCGCCATCGAGGCGGTGTGCGAAGTGGCCGTACGGCACCGCGACTTCGAGTCGGCGCTGACCCCACTGCGTACCGCCGTCGCACCCTTCGACACCGTCGGCCCCGACTACCGCGCCCCGTCCCTCGGCGCCCGCCGGCCGTCCCGCCTGCACTCCATCGAGGAGCTCCCGATCGCGCTCGGCATGCTTCTGGTCGCGGACGGCGACTACCGGCACGCGGTCCTCGGCTCGGTCAACTACGGCCGGGACTGCGACTCGATCGCCACGATGAGCGGCGCGATCGCGGGCGCGCTCCACGGTGAGCGGGCGATCCCTGCCACCTGGGTGAAAACGGTCGCCGAGGCCAGCCGGCTCGATCTGCACGCCCCCGCGCGCACCCTGGCCGACGTCTCCCGCGACGTGTTCGTACGGGACACGGCCCGGCGCCGCGCACACGAGTCGGCGTTCGCCGCACTGGTGGGTACGCCATGA
- a CDS encoding ADP-ribosylglycohydrolase family protein, producing MTTARGTQEGPHRDAPHDAPRTAASRIRARPAPGHRARIEGLLLGLASGDAAGWPAARHRAARMPEWTRRLTRELDTFAEQNATTTLPVPIALNQPPEPLRLGPSDDAEWAAFAAGTVLTSAAGPLHGLSPERRMRAAIDVAWNALAAEVAAAAARAPEVESAVLPLRARISVRAGLGNLAAGLRPPATGHDNPHYFDDAACVRAAVLAVAHPANPAAAADLAEFDARYTQDGDGVHGARAMAAAIAEALGGADVDTAVNAALAQLPDGTEIARNAAHAVRIARDFVGEAAGAFALVPVLEHQIVDHVYSYGIAAAETVPVALALATAARGQIAQAIPAAACLSRVADSAPALAGALTGALGGIGTLPDGWREACRTLAGCALPRLAGTDLIELAGLLADTEPKPAGGQFGHDIHDAHAVRGEDHGTHT from the coding sequence ATGACCACCGCGCGCGGCACTCAGGAGGGCCCCCACCGGGACGCCCCGCACGACGCCCCCCGCACCGCCGCCTCCCGTATCCGTGCCCGTCCCGCCCCCGGGCACAGGGCCCGGATCGAGGGGCTGTTGCTCGGGCTCGCCTCCGGGGACGCCGCCGGGTGGCCGGCCGCGCGGCACCGGGCCGCCAGGATGCCCGAGTGGACCCGGCGCCTCACCCGGGAGCTCGACACCTTCGCCGAGCAGAACGCCACGACCACGCTGCCCGTACCCATCGCGCTCAACCAGCCGCCCGAACCCCTGCGCCTCGGGCCCTCCGACGACGCCGAATGGGCAGCGTTCGCCGCCGGGACCGTGCTCACCTCGGCGGCCGGTCCGCTGCACGGGCTGTCCCCCGAACGCCGGATGCGGGCCGCCATCGACGTCGCCTGGAACGCTCTGGCGGCCGAGGTCGCCGCGGCTGCCGCCCGTGCCCCCGAGGTCGAGTCCGCGGTGCTCCCCCTGCGCGCCCGGATCTCGGTGCGGGCCGGGCTCGGCAATCTCGCCGCCGGGTTGCGCCCACCCGCCACCGGGCACGACAATCCGCACTACTTCGACGACGCGGCCTGCGTACGGGCCGCCGTGCTCGCCGTCGCCCATCCCGCAAACCCCGCCGCAGCCGCCGACCTCGCCGAGTTCGACGCCCGCTACACCCAGGACGGCGACGGTGTGCACGGTGCCCGCGCGATGGCGGCCGCGATCGCCGAGGCCCTGGGCGGTGCGGACGTGGACACCGCGGTGAACGCCGCGCTCGCCCAGCTCCCCGACGGCACGGAGATCGCCCGCAACGCCGCCCACGCCGTCCGGATCGCCCGCGACTTCGTCGGCGAGGCGGCCGGCGCGTTCGCCCTCGTACCGGTGCTGGAGCATCAGATCGTGGACCACGTCTACAGCTACGGGATCGCCGCCGCCGAGACCGTCCCGGTCGCCCTCGCCCTGGCCACCGCAGCCCGCGGCCAGATCGCCCAGGCCATTCCCGCGGCGGCATGCCTGTCACGGGTGGCCGACTCGGCGCCCGCGCTGGCCGGCGCTCTGACCGGCGCGCTCGGCGGCATCGGCACCCTCCCGGACGGCTGGCGCGAGGCCTGCCGCACCCTGGCGGGGTGTGCGTTGCCCCGACTCGCGGGGACCGATCTCATCGAACTCGCCGGGCTGCTGGCAGACACGGAACCGAAGCCTGCGGGTGGACAATTCGGACATGACATCCACGACGCCCATGCGGTCCGAGGCGAAGACCACGGCACTCACACTTGA
- a CDS encoding ADP-ribosylglycohydrolase family protein — protein sequence MELIAGNPAEPRTGGTEAAVRGGTDRGEVSRKNLGDRARGSLLGLAVGDALGAPAENLRPSEIRRRWGRIEGFVSDDPAGTDDTEYAIFSGLLLARHGSALTVTHVERAWHLWIADLDEGPFRGAGFSERGTLENLRRGLAAPISAQHRHAWSDGLAMRAAPFGVFAAGRPDEAARLVAVDGRVSHDGEGIYGGQAVAAGVSAAMVGAGVASVIAAALSVVPMDSWTARSLRRAVAAAQRTYPDRLTRERAVRSAVVVGGYPWTDLAPEAVGLAFGAFAAARGDFRTAVLTAVNMGRDADTTAAVAGALAGALHGASAIPRHWGEAIGPVRGSCLPSMRGYHVLDIAELLTPDDADEVYQGARNDAGAPEGDPARDTGTGYAPPGAPSTAAPTTGGTVVE from the coding sequence GGCACGGACCGGGGCGAGGTGTCGCGGAAAAACCTGGGCGACCGGGCCCGGGGCTCCCTGCTCGGTCTCGCGGTCGGTGACGCGCTGGGCGCACCGGCGGAGAATCTGCGGCCGTCCGAGATCCGTCGTCGCTGGGGCCGGATCGAGGGCTTCGTGAGCGACGACCCCGCGGGTACGGACGACACGGAGTACGCGATCTTCTCCGGGCTGCTGCTCGCCCGGCACGGTTCGGCGCTGACCGTCACCCATGTGGAGCGGGCCTGGCATCTGTGGATCGCCGACCTGGACGAGGGGCCGTTCCGCGGCGCCGGGTTCAGTGAGCGGGGCACGCTGGAGAATCTGCGCCGGGGCCTCGCCGCCCCGATCTCCGCCCAGCACCGGCATGCCTGGAGCGACGGCCTGGCGATGCGGGCGGCGCCGTTCGGTGTCTTCGCGGCGGGCCGGCCGGACGAGGCGGCGCGGCTGGTCGCGGTGGACGGGCGGGTCAGCCATGACGGGGAGGGCATCTACGGCGGCCAGGCGGTGGCGGCCGGGGTGTCCGCTGCGATGGTGGGTGCGGGGGTCGCGTCGGTGATCGCCGCCGCGCTGTCCGTCGTTCCCATGGACTCCTGGACAGCGCGCTCGCTGCGGCGCGCGGTGGCGGCCGCACAGCGCACGTACCCCGACCGGCTCACCAGGGAACGCGCGGTGCGCTCCGCGGTTGTCGTCGGCGGCTATCCGTGGACGGACCTGGCGCCCGAGGCGGTCGGCCTGGCCTTCGGCGCGTTCGCGGCGGCGCGCGGCGACTTCCGTACGGCGGTGCTGACCGCGGTCAACATGGGCCGCGACGCGGATACGACGGCCGCGGTGGCGGGGGCCCTGGCCGGCGCCCTGCACGGGGCGTCCGCGATTCCGCGGCACTGGGGGGAGGCGATCGGCCCGGTCCGGGGCAGCTGCCTGCCGTCGATGCGGGGCTACCACGTCCTGGACATCGCGGAGTTGCTCACCCCGGACGACGCGGACGAGGTGTACCAGGGCGCGCGGAACGACGCCGGTGCGCCGGAGGGCGACCCGGCGCGGGACACCGGCACCGGGTACGCGCCGCCCGGCGCCCCGTCCACCGCCGCCCCCACCACGGGCGGAACGGTGGTGGAGTGA